The following are encoded in a window of Candida dubliniensis CD36 chromosome 4, complete sequence genomic DNA:
- a CDS encoding TFIIIC subunit, putative (Similar to S. cerevisiae TFC3;~In S. cerevisiae: yeast transcription factor IIIC (TFIIIC) is a multi-subunit protein complex that interacts with two control elements of class III promoters called the A and B blocks. This family represents the subunit within TFIIIC involved in B-block binding), giving the protein MSFPCAPYEIVQFTVKKLSFSGKWGLTLDELWTFIQTKFNQQDELDEFQKQLIWQWLFVAEGEDGNPEEAKIYVTYDSSPVKANSDYKAFVASYEDLTKIRVLPGQETQVFYLTGISNNKKFLSSLGEKPYELLQEIAKHGSKGIWAPTLTDVTGQDNRSLTGRLNKLEEWRLIYREKRFYTEKKVHTNWIVHIKFASTSEKPEDKQTKKKLDHTNEESNDPNKDEENEEDSNISGYWTFRENLKNVIVESCKNAPHSVRVFRDLKRELRMHETRSLSNLFRAIVNVLHNKGLIEKVNIKDEETDRLIYAIKYLKDPEDSKLNMETEFSEMPSLGDNGEDQEDGDDDEEDDDEARFVPSFNIMFPLASQLYQYIYDSKSEGISTRQMLSSVFGQPRNRLVERFFEIFSSYQLKGSELQPLRLYPDENDKTGVVRIVDAEGKIKFYKYCARDSINSVTVKMHKKERPVLKTISDVDFKALNESLFVKDRKKKTVPLFAVPEKLYPAIKMLHDPHHKYGEGEHLVDKSMVSPIKDDKLRKTEASKVEKDDAVNVISSSTQKLPLPKRKVSKESPNTTPKKRKVETLPANDIVRCLRRSARSARKPAIKIEDDVLMNDSDNDYNEADNQERIESGVKVESEQESDDKIATDGLSTTESVSNETVKLETKSVSLGSNGKRVRKYRRRKGYQTPNFGDDAQGELRRDLLVKLVESKGGILIFDAKLSRELDEKLENTTITDKRTIQRDIEKLQKSGMIEFELIPSTKSGQPITRLLIYSKEERSRPSNEVIEGYRKSCSEGWNRTQNKRSFTNVNIRTIESKYTLFHIESPFDRKNTKRLESLAQSKGKAKPVAANRRKPQTKFVGDISGFHDEDHQDVPAGQNVTAPSDVKRDEKLALKSEAISSHKSAKSTKSESSSFAPKRFKRKSAPERRSNNGKSSNRGVKKNFAVKFDKTDTITLFRAVCISKAFNISSIDYNAISELFDNVTVDSLRKTWSVTRKSIGGGAVVDKGVEEFQLIVMRGIDEGNVSAGDLEDVRIPFFLDLWANYEGADNEFVDKMPLYKNMEDNYRYYKKTTTETYVDTFEQIELLSMRMKEMSLATIPFYVSKDPEDTVLPIKPHDEIRTMLKAIFGTSKETSTSSKIDKLLSGFPHKHIQEASEAMIKDRELLYFGTDDSQNNFALTDKVYDSLYVRISASFFNEAAQFKDELYNVVSSKKGYPLSQGIDNGIMAQLLDLLSSSSISVKRMEKDYTFDGYESRLMDKNDLDCEIVLYKSSTDLRDIDDQDIHMIIPVPTGKPCSRVWLDINGQIDAKLWRDIVVAILYHVHFRPGIPMDMIFRKFDSLLSVSDFTAVIDWLTKSGCIERGAHNGYFTSNNWLNILGY; this is encoded by the coding sequence ATGCTGTTTCCGTGTGCACCAtatgaaattgttcaatttacAGTAAAGAAATTATCGTTTTCGGGAAAGTGGGGATTAACGTTAGATGAGTTGTGGACATTTATTCAAACCAAATTTAACCAACAAGATGAATTGGatgaatttcaaaaacaattaatatGGCAATGGCTATTTGTTGCGGAAGGTGAGGATGGAAATCCAGAGGAAGCCAAAATATATGTCACCTATGATAGTAGCCCAGTCAAGGCGAATAGCGACTACAAGGCATTTGTTGCAAGTTATGAGGATTTAACGAAAATTCGAGTACTCCCAGGACAGGAAACTCAGGTGTTTTATTTAACAGGAATctccaacaacaaaaagttTTTATCGTCCCTTGGTGAAAAACCATATGAGTTACTACAAGAGATTGCCAAACACGGGAGCAAAGGTATTTGGGCACCTACTTTGACTGATGTAACTGGCCAGGACAATAGATCATTGACAGGAAGACTCAATAAGTTGGAAGAATGGAGGCTTATTTACAGGGAGAAAAGGTTTTACACAGAGAAAAAAGTACATACCAATTGGATTGTACATATAAAGTTTGCCTCAACATCGGAAAAGCCCGAGGATAAACAGACGAAGAAAAAACTTGACCACACCAACGAAGAATCCAATGATCCAAACAAggatgaagaaaatgaagaagatagTAATATTAGCGGGTATTGGACGTTTCgtgaaaatttgaaaaacgTTATTGTTGAGTCTTGTAAAAATGCTCCACATTCAGTCAGGGTATTCAGAGATTTGAAAAGAGAATTACGAATGCATGAAACAAGATCGTTATCAAATTTGTTTCGCGCAATCGTTAATGTCCTCCACAATAAAGGACTTATAGAAAAGGTGAATATCAAAGACGAAGAAACGGATAGATTAATCTACGCTATTAAGTATTTGAAAGACCCTGAAGATTCGAAACTAAATATGGAAACTGAATTTCTGGAAATGCCCCTGTTGGGTGACAACGGGGAAGATCAAGAAGATGgggatgatgatgaagaagatgacgaCGAAGCTAGGTTTGTGCCTTCGTTTAATATCATGTTTCCTCTTGCATCACAGTTGTACCAATACATATACGATTCAAAACTGGAAGGTATCTCGACGAGACAGATGCTTCTGCTGGTATTTGGACAGCCTAGGAATAGATTAGTGGAAAGATTTTTTGAGATATTTTCCAGCTATCAGTTGAAAGGACTGGAGTTGCAGCCATTGAGACTATATCCTGACgaaaatgataaaactGGAGTAGTCAGAATTGTTGATGCCGAAGGTAAAATCAAGTTTTACAAATACTGTGCTCGGGATAGTATTAATTCAGTTACTGTCAAGATGCATAAAAAAGAGAGACCagttttgaaaacaataagTGATGTTGATTTCAAAGCGTTGAATGAAAGTTTATTTGTGAAAGacagaaaaaagaaaacagtACCATTGTTTGCTGTTCCTGAGAAATTATATCCTGCTATTAAAATGTTACATGATCCGCACCACAAGTATGGTGAGGGTGAACATCTTGTTGATAAGTCAATGGTGTCTCCTATAAAAGATGACAAACTTAGGAAAACGGAAGCATCTAAAGTGGAGAAAGATGATGCTGTCAATGTGATACTGTCTAGTACCCAGAAGTTACCTTTGCCAAAGCGGAAAGTATCCAAGGAATCACCTAACACTACTccaaagaaaagaaaagttgaAACTTTGCCTGCAAACGATATTGTGAGATGTTTACGAAGGTCTGCACGTTCAGCAAGAAAGCCTGcaataaaaattgaagatgatgtCTTGATGAATGACCTGGACAATGATTACAATGAAGCTGATAATCAAGAAAGAATAGAACTGGGTGTAAAAGTAGAATCAGAGCAAGAAAgtgatgataaaattgcTACAGATGGCCTTTCAACGACGGAAAGTGTATCAAATGAAACTGTTAAACTTGAAACTAAATCGGTTTCTTTGGGTCTGAATGGTAAACGGGTACGAAAATATAGGCGAAGAAAAGGTTACCAAACACCAAATTTTGGAGACGATGCCCAGGGTGAATTACGAAGAGATTTGCTTGTAAAACTAGTTGAATCCAAAGGTGGGATTCTTATTTTTGACGCAAAGTTGTCCAGAGAATTGGAcgaaaaattagaaaacaCTACGATAACAGATAAAAGGACAATTCAAAGAGATATAGaaaagttgcaaaaaagTGGCATGATTGAGTTTGAACTTATACCACTGACAAAAAGTGGCCAGCCAATTACCAGATTGCTAATATATtccaaagaagaaagatcAAGACCTAGTAATGAGGTGATTGAGGGGTATAGAAAATCGTGCTCAGAGGGATGGAACCGAACTCAAAACAAGAGACTGTTTACTAATGTCAACATAAGAACTATTGAGTCAAAATATACACTTTTCCATATTGAAAGTCCCTTTGACAGGAAAAACACGAAAAGGTTGGAATCTTTGGCCCAGTCGAAAGGAAAGGCAAAGCCCGTTGCAGCAAACAGACGCAAACCTCAAACTAAATTTGTGGGTGATATACTGGGATTTCATGACGAAGATCATCAGGATGTACCAGCGGGTCAAAATGTTACTGCACCTTCTGATGTCAAACGAGACGAAAAGTTGGCTTTAAAATCAGAGGCTATAAGTTCGCACAAATCTGCTAAGTCAACCAAAAGTGAACTGTCTAGTTTTGCTCCAAAAagatttaaaagaaaatctgCTCCTGAAAGAAGATCTAATAATGGTAAGCTGCTGAATAGAGGGGTTAAAAAGAACTTTGCTGTCAAATTCGACAAAACCGATACGATCACTTTGTTCCGTGCTGTGTGCATTTCCAAAGCTTTTAACATAAGTTCTATTGATTACAACGCTATAAGCGAACTTTTCGATAATGTCACTGTTGATTCCTTGCGGAAAACGTGGTCTGTAACTAGAAAATCGATTGGTGGAGGGGCAGTAGTAGACAAGGGAGTTGAGGAGTTTCAGTTGATTGTGATGAGAGGAATAGATGAAGGAAATGTACTGGCCGGCGATTTGGAGGATGTTAGAATACCGTTCTTTTTGGACCTATGGGCCAATTATGAAGGTGCCGACAATGAGTTTGTTGACAAAATGCCGTTGTATAAGAATATGGAGGATAACTATAGGTACTacaagaaaacaacaactgaAACCTATGTTGATACTTTTGAGCAAATTGAGCTTTTATCAATGAGAATGAAGGAGATGTCTCTTGCAACCATTCCATTTTATGTGTCTAAAGATCCAGAGGATACGGTTTTACCAATAAAACCGCACGATGAGATTAGAACCATGTTGAAGGCAATATTTGGTACGTCCAAAGAAACGAGCACCTCAAGTAAGATTGACAAGTTGTTATCAGGTTTCCCTCACAAGCATATTCAGGAAGCGTCGGAAGCGATGATCAAAGATAGAGAATTGTTGTATTTTGGAACTGATGACAGCCAAAACAATTTTGCCTTGACCGATAAAGTATATGATTCCCTATATGTGCGTATTCTGGcatcatttttcaatgaagCAGCTCAGTTTAAAGATGAACTATATAATGTTGTCAGTTCCAAGAAGGGATACCCTTTGTCACAGGGAATAGACAATGGTATTATGGCACAACTATTAGACCTTCTATCGAGCTCCTCGATATCTGTAAAAAGAATGGAGAAGGATTATACTTTTGACGGGTATGAATCGCGATTGATGGATAAGAATGATTTGGATTGTGAAATTGTGTTGTATAAATCGTCCACAGACTTGAGGGACATAGATGACCAAGACATCCACATGATTATCCCAGTCCCCACTGGGAAACCATGTAGTAGAGTTTGGTTAGATATAAATGGACAAATTGATGCAAAGTTGTGGCgagatattgttgttgcaattTTGTATCATGTTCACTTTCGTCCTGGTATTCCAATGGATATGATATTCAGAAAGTTTGATTCGTTGTTGAGTGTAAGTGATTTCACTGCGGTGATTGACTGGTTGACAAAGAGTGGGTGTATTGAAAGAGGCGCTCATAATGGATACTTTACTTCAAATAATTGGTTAAATATATTAGGATACTGA
- a CDS encoding PinX1 orthologue, putative (Similar to S. cerevisiae PXR1;~In S. cerevisiae: essential protein involved in rRNA and snoRNA maturation; competes with TLC1 RNA for binding to Est2p, suggesting a role in regulation of telomerase; human homolog inhibits telomerase): MGLAGTKIKQRFGNDPRNTNWSNDTSRFGHQYLSKMGWQQGSGLGLVSHALTTHVKVSIKDDNLGLGAKLHKRKANGDGGLEEEGTAGLDAFQRILGRLNGKEDVVNKVLDNVRDDDIINGKWGMRFVKGETLSSTWDKESKKLISYKNQEDDEKKSRKRKADESGTKEDKKMLKRHKKEKKEKKEKKDKKEKKDKKDKKSKKEKKDKIRTSLEETSVSKESSTTPPPIATRLSARSKWIKQKRASVMDAKALNEIFMITN; encoded by the coding sequence ATGGGGTTGGCAGGTACAAAAATAAAGCAGCGGTTTGGGAACGATCCTAGAAACACCAACTGGTCTAATGACACATCACGTTTTGGACATCAATATTTATCGAAAATGGGTTGGCAACAGGGTAGTGGATTAGGATTGGTATCGCATGCATTAACTACCCATGTTAAGGTTTCTATCAAGGACGATAATTTGGGACTAGGAGCCAAATTACATAAACGTAAAGCCAATGGTGATGGTGGATTAGAGGAAGAAGGAACTGCTGGATTAGATGCGTTTCAAAGAATATTGGGAAGGTTAAATGGGAAAGAAGATGTTGTTAATAAAGTATTGGATAATGTTCGTGACgatgatattattaacGGTAAATGGGGTATGAGATTTGTCAAGGGGGAAACTTTACTGAGTACTTGGGATAAGGAGAgtaaaaaattaatatcTTATAAAAATCAGGAAGATGATGAGAAGAAGAGTAGAAAGAGGAAAGCTGATGAAAGCGGTACTAAAGAAGATAAAAAGATGTTGAAAAGGCATAAAAAGGagaagaaagagaagaaggagaagaaagacaagaaggaaaagaaagacaaaaaGGACAAAAAATCCaagaaggaaaagaaagacaaaATACGAACCAGTTTAGAGGAAACGCTGGTATCAAAAGAATCTAGTACTACTCCACCCCCTATCGCCACCCGACTTTCGGCTAGATCAAAGTGGATTAAACAGAAGAGGGCATCAGTGATGGATGCAAAGGCATTAAACGAAATTTTTATGATCACCAATTGA
- the PHR1 gene encoding beta-1,3-glucanosyltransferase, putative (CaPHR1;~Similar to S. cerevisiae GAS1;~In C. albicans: required for apical growth and plays a role in morphogenesis; role in systemic but not vaginal virulence (neutral, not low pH); high pH or filamentation induced;~In S. cerevisiae: required for cell wall assembly; localizes to the cell surface via a glycosylphosphatidylinositol (GPI) anchor), whose protein sequence is MYSLIKSLATFVTLFSLTLAKFESSTPPIEVIGNKFYFSNNGSQFLIRGIAYQQDAAGSVSSGYDADPNRKYTDPLADADACKRDVKYFKESNTNALRVYAIDPEKDHEECMKIFSDAGIYIVADLSEPTVSINRNSPEWNLDLYERYTKVVDNMQEYSNVLGFFAGNEVTNNRSNTDASPFVKAAIRDMKKYLKDSNYREIPVGYSSNDDEEIRVAIADYFSCGSLDDRADFFGINMYEWCGKSTFESSGYKDRTEEIKNLTIPAFFSEYGCNANRPRLFQEIGTLFSDKMTDVWSGGIVYMYYEEANKYGLVSVDGDSVKTLSDYNNYKSEMNKISPSLAHTSTLSSSEASKTLECPGTAASTWKAATKLPPTPDKDYCDCVSKSFECVVADSVEKEDYGDLFAQVCGYIDCSAISADGNKGDYGVASFCSDKDRLSYVLNEYYIDQDKKSSACDFKGSASINSKASSSGSCKAVSGVATGKASASGGSSKSGSGSASSSASGSSSSSTSSGSNSSSGNKSTQQMSMVKLVSITTIVTAFVGGMSIIF, encoded by the coding sequence atgtattcattaatcaaatctttGGCCACATTTGTCACACTCTTTTCATTAACTTTAGCCAAATTTGAATCGTCCACCCCACCAATTGAAGTTATTGGTAACAAGTTTTACTTCTCCAATAATGGTTCTCAATTTTTAATCAGGGGTATTGCCTATCAGCAGGATGCCGCAGGCTCAGTTTCTTCTGGCTACGATGCTGATCCTAATAGAAAATACACTGATCCTTTAGCCGATGCCGATGCTTGTAAGCGTGACGTCAAGTATTTCAAGGAATCAAACACCAATGCCTTGAGAGTTTATGCTATTGACCCAGAGAAGGATCACGAGGAGTGTATGAAGATTTTCAGTGACGCCGgtatttatattgttgCTGATTTATCAGAACCAACCGTTTCAATTAACAGAAACAGCCCAGAATGGAATTTGGACTTGTACGAACGTTATACAAAGGTTGTTGACAACATGCAAGAATACTCTAATGTTTTGGGATTTTTTGCTGGTAACGAAGTTACTAATAACCGTTCAAACACTGATGCTTCTCCATTTGTCAAGGCTGCCATTAGAGACATGAAGAAATACCTCAAGGACTCTAATTATAGAGAAATTCCAGTTGGTTATTCAtccaatgatgatgaagaaattagaGTTGCCATTGCTGATTATTTCTCTTGTGGTTCATTAGATGACCGTGCTGATTTCTTCGGGATCAATATGTACGAATGGTGTGGCAAATCCACTTTTGAATCCTCAGGCTACAAGGACAGAACcgaagaaatcaaaaacttGACCATCCCAGCTTTCTTCTCCGAATATGGATGCAATGCTAACCGTCCACGTTTGTTCCAAGAAATTGGTACCTTGTTTTCTGATAAGATGACCGACGTCTGGTCTGGGGGTATTGTTTATATGTATTATGAAGAAGCCAACAAATACGGTTTGGTTCTGGTTGATGGCGATTCAGTCAAGACTTTATCCGACTACAACAATTACAAGTCAGAAATGAACAAAATAAGCCCATCCCTTGCCCACACTTCAACATTATCCAGCTCTGAAGCCAGCAAGACTTTGGAATGTCCAGGAACTGCCGCTAGTACTTGGAAGGCTGCAACTAAATTGCCACCAACTCCTGATAAAGATTACTGTGACTGTGTTTCCAAGTCATTTGAATGTGTTGTTGCTGATAGTGTTGAGAAAGAAGATTATGGTGACTTGTTTGCCCAAGTTTGTGGTTATATCGATTGCTCAGCTATTTCTGCTGACGGTAACAAAGGTGACTATGGTGTGGCATCCTTCTGTTCTGATAAGGACCGTTTGTCGTATGTTTTGAATGAATACTATATTGATCAAGACAAAAAATCCAGTGCTTGTGATTTCAAAGGCAGTGCTTCAATCAATAGCAAGGCTAGTTCTTCTGGCAGCTGCAAAGCTGTTAGTGGAGTGGCTACTGGTAAGGCTTCTGCTTCCGGTGGAAGCTCCAAATCTGGATCTGGATCTGCTTCTTCCTCTGCTTCTGGATCATCTAGCAGCAGCACCAGTTCTGGATCTAACTCAAGCTCTGGAAATAAATCAACTCAACAAATGTCTATGGTCAAATTGGTTTCAATTACTACTATTGTCACTGCTTTTGTTGGTGGTATGTCCAttattttctaa
- a CDS encoding metalloendopeptidase of the mitochondrial inner membrane, putative (Similar to S. cerevisiae OMA1;~In S. cerevisiae: metalloendopeptidase of the mitochondrial inner membrane, involved in turnover of membrane-embedded proteins; member of a family of predicted membrane-bound metallopeptidases in prokaryotes and higher eukaryotes), with amino-acid sequence MVTMFGSKIFSRLFFKRTYATYKRFDNSTSSSFTTSYSHLLTSRKTLYIGGGLLGFYIYNLHDAPYTHRSRFIWVPYWLETKIGDYSYRQIYQQFQSQILPHSNPLYSRVSTIMNKLLAVALNDNINDDLNANFLTHLKSLKWEINIIENNRLPPNAFILPNGKIFIFSSILSICQNEDGLATVLSHELSHQLAQHSSEQLSKQPIYMVLSTILYTITGVSWFNDLLINGVLTMPASREMESEADHIGCELLARACFNPQESINFWHRMSQAEKKATGIASQEGGYLNTWEFFSTHPATSRRIADIQKWMPQLLQIRESSGCYEYGRFHNFNKSYFNHQNR; translated from the coding sequence ATGGTGACAATGTTTGGCTCCAAGATATTTCTGcgtttatttttcaaacgAACTTATGCCACCTATAAACGGTTTGATAATAGTACCTCGTCATCATTTACCACCTCGTATTCTCATTTATTAACCAGCAGGAAAACCCTATACATTGGTGGAGGATTATTAGGCTTCTATATTTACAACCTTCATGATGCCCCATATACCCATCGTAGTAGATTTATATGGGTTCCATATTGGCTAGAAACAAAGATTGGTGACTATTCTTATCGTCAGATTTACCAACAATTCCAACTGCAAATATTACCCCACTCAAACCCATTGTATAGCCGAGTATCAACCATCATGAATAAGTTACTTGCGGTGGCGCTAAATGACAATATCAACGACGATTTAAACGCCAATTTTTTGACACATTTAAAAAGTCTAAAGTGGGAGATCAACatcattgaaaacaatagaTTGCCACCTAACGCATTTATATTACCCAATGGgaaaattttcattttcagtTCGATCTTGTCCATTTGTCAGAATGAAGATGGGTTAGCCACGGTGTTATCCCACGAATTATCCCATCAATTAGCCCAGCATTCGAGTGAACAATTACTGAAACAGCCGATTTATATGGTTTTGTCGACAATTTTGTACACCATAACTGGAGTTAGTTGGTTCAATGACCTATTGATAAATGGAGTTTTGACTATGCCAGCATCGAGAGAAATGGAATCGGAAGCTGATCATATCGGTTGTGAATTGTTGGCTCGGGCGTGTTTTAATCCACAAGAATCCATTAATTTTTGGCATCGAATGAGTCAGGCAGAGAAAAAAGCAACTGGAATTGCATCCCAAGAGGGCGGTTACTTGAACACCTgggaatttttttcaacccATCCAGCAACTAGTCGAAGAATAGCCGATATCCAAAAATGGATGCCACAATTATTGCAAATTAGAGAATCTTCGGGATGCTACGAGTATGGAAGATTTCACAATTTCAACAAGAGTTACTTCAATCACCAGAACCGTTAA
- a CDS encoding cell wall biogenesis protein, putative (Similar to S. cerevisiae SKG1;~In S. cerevisiae: localizes on the inner surface of the plasma membrane at the bud and in the daughter cell), whose product MVNTQGLTVGLAVGIPSFIILVVVGIFWYRNQQKQKHEDMKDNEIDIGLRDDHSFNQFQEELHKQYEKNNDEDEAHIREEKLTHDSSENSNDGQQHSTSTASRQTPTPYSQHYNSNNVSQRPQTSYDFYETFIPILPSNQQGSSSAQGSTADIAEAHPNDTDTDMETNTNNGTGNNLTTDSSSSLINSHLRTSSNDLNTLAKQLNNPVFFEKLPSKATKYQVKSVNNNNHGNTIAVGKNNNSSSDLINNYLIGETHAINDHFTYEAPKVEVTDLTQPEKKK is encoded by the coding sequence ATGGTAAATACACAAGGATTAACAGTAGGGTTAGCCGTTGGAATCCCTTCATTTAtaatattggtggtggttgggATATTTTGGTATCGGAATCAGcagaaacagaaacatGAGGATATGAAAGATAATGAAATCGACATAGGATTACGAGACGACCATTCTTTCAACCAGTTTCAGGAGGAGCTCCACAAACAATACGAAAAGAATAACGATGAAGACGAAGCCCATATACgtgaagaaaaattaacTCACGATTCATCGGAAAATAGCAATGATGGGCAACAGCATTCAACGTCGACTGCAAGCAGACAAACCCCAACACCTTATAGTCAGCACTACAATTCCAACAATGTCAGCCAAAGACCTCAAACAAGCTATGATTTCTATGAAACTTTTATTCCTATTTTACCACTGAATCAACAGGGTTCCTCATCAGCACAAGGCTCTACTGCGGATATAGCGGAAGCCCATCCCAACGACACCGATACCGATATGGAGACAAATACCAACAACGGTACTGGTAATAATTTGACAACTGACAGCTCGTCTTCGTTAATCAACTCCCATTTACGTACATCGTCAAACGATCTAAATACGCTAGCCAAACAGCTCAATAATCCGGTATTTTTTGAGAAACTACCTAGTAAAGCCACCAAATATCAAGTTAAATCAgtcaataacaacaaccatGGTAACACGATTGCTGTGGGGAAAAATAATAACTCGAGTAGcgatttaattaataattactTAATTGGTGAAACCCACGCTATTAACGATCATTTTACGTATGAGGCACCAAAAGTTGAAGTTACTGATCTAACTCAAcctgaaaaaaagaaatag
- a CDS encoding CAAX prenyl protease, putative (Similar to S. cerevisiae RCE1;~In S. cerevisiae: involved in the proteolysis and maturation of Ras and the a-factor mating pheromone), giving the protein MGKILSILTACSYVFAIYFAPPPSIKHKDRNNLDVVRHRISRIIILCTLLMIIIPNLVLIQGKNHNETYLDKIRQLGIIPGFTNSTSLAVDLFNIGFTIYFILILYSSSIYQIYIEEIEFFDWKHQINSISNTSVLYPIRDYVLAPISEELIYRGLIFLINNDTNTDSNHKNRHVFTPFLFGVAHIHHGIQLYQQNVPVMTIVITTGFQLIYTSLFGKLSEIVYSGTNQNLWSCIVLHMICNVFGLPSFTLDSSKLIHQVMFYSLIVLGIVHSMVVLLYYM; this is encoded by the coding sequence ATGGGAAAAATACTATCAATATTAACAGCCTGCTCCTATGTTTTTGCCATATATTTTGCTCCACCACCGTCAATTAAACATAAAGATCGTAACAATCTTGATGTGGTACGACATCGAATACTGCGAATAATTATACTATGCacattgttgatgataattataCCTAATTTAGTTCTAATCCAGGGCAAAAATCATAACGAAACATATTTGGATAAAATTAGACAGCTTGGAATAATCCCTGGGTTCACTAACTCAACTAGCTTAGCTGTTGATTTGTTCAATATTGGGTTTACaatatatttcattttgataTTATATTCATCAAGTATTTACCAAATCTACATCGAAGagattgaattttttgacTGGAAGCATCAAATCAATTCCATTAGCAACACTTCAGTACTTTATCCTATCCGAGATTACGTACTTGCTCCCATATCGGAAGAGTTGATATATCGTGGATTAATCTTCTTGATCAATAATGATACCAATACAGACTCCAATCACAAGAATCGCCATGTGTTCACACCGTTTTTGTTTGGTGTGGCTCATATACACCACGGCATACAAttatatcaacaaaatgtACCGGTAATGACAATAGTTATTACAACTGGGTTTCAACTTATATACACTTCGTTATTTGGTAAATTGAGTGAAATAGTTTATTCTGGGACTAACCAAAATTTGTGGAGTTGCATTGTATTACATATGATCTGTAATGTATTTGGATTACCTAGTTTTACCTTAGACTCATCGAAATTGATCCATCAAGTGATGTTTTACTCGTTGATAGTTTTGGGCATAGTTCATAGCATGGTGGTATTGTTGTATTACATGTAG